Proteins found in one Amycolatopsis umgeniensis genomic segment:
- a CDS encoding amidase, with the protein MVKTAVEIAAAVRAKELDPVQVTREALARIAAADGVVGAFRRVRAEEALAEAAAVAERADLADLPLAGVPVAVKDVAPVEGEYASWGSRAGSSAVSTEDGEIARRLRAAGAVIVGLTRVPELCIWPSSDDPDGTARNPRNPSYAAGGSSGGSAAAVAAGLVPIAHGTDGLGSIRLPSAMCGIVGLKPGKGVVRVPGENGWFGLSTHGPMTTTVADAAVLMSVLSEQPGLADLAEPKRSRIALSTQVPLTRAPLPRAFRQAVTQAGELFRAAGHSVAPGTPRYNAGAIGGLLARWVAGPAEQAAEFDLGALQPRTRTHVRLGRLAAKRVRESTRERWLERAEEFFADHDVLVTPMIATLPLKARRWHESRWIANVLPSVRVAGFAGLWNLAGYPAMSVPVGVHPSGIPACVQLVAAPGGEALLLGLAAQLEAANPWPRTTTS; encoded by the coding sequence ATGGTCAAGACGGCAGTGGAAATCGCGGCGGCTGTGCGTGCCAAGGAACTCGATCCGGTCCAGGTGACCCGTGAGGCGCTGGCCCGGATCGCGGCGGCTGACGGAGTGGTCGGCGCGTTCCGGCGGGTCCGGGCCGAGGAGGCGCTCGCCGAGGCCGCGGCCGTCGCCGAACGCGCGGATCTGGCCGACCTGCCCTTGGCCGGAGTGCCGGTCGCGGTCAAGGACGTCGCGCCGGTCGAGGGCGAGTACGCGTCCTGGGGGTCGCGTGCGGGTTCGTCGGCGGTGTCCACAGAGGACGGTGAGATCGCGCGGCGCCTACGGGCGGCCGGTGCGGTGATCGTCGGCCTGACCAGGGTGCCGGAGCTGTGCATCTGGCCGTCGAGCGACGATCCGGACGGGACAGCGCGCAATCCGCGCAACCCGTCCTACGCCGCGGGCGGTTCGTCGGGCGGGAGTGCCGCGGCGGTCGCGGCCGGGCTGGTGCCCATCGCGCACGGCACGGACGGTTTGGGCTCGATCCGGCTGCCGTCCGCGATGTGCGGGATCGTCGGTCTCAAACCGGGTAAGGGTGTGGTCCGTGTCCCGGGGGAGAACGGCTGGTTCGGCCTGTCCACACACGGTCCGATGACGACCACCGTGGCCGACGCCGCCGTGCTGATGTCCGTCCTCTCCGAACAGCCCGGTTTGGCAGACCTCGCCGAGCCGAAGCGATCTCGCATCGCCCTGTCGACTCAAGTCCCGCTGACGAGGGCGCCGTTGCCGCGCGCGTTCAGGCAGGCCGTCACGCAGGCCGGAGAGCTTTTCCGTGCGGCCGGGCACTCCGTCGCGCCCGGAACGCCCCGGTACAACGCCGGAGCCATCGGTGGCCTCCTCGCGCGCTGGGTCGCGGGCCCGGCCGAGCAGGCGGCCGAATTCGATCTCGGTGCACTCCAACCCCGGACGCGCACGCACGTCCGGCTCGGACGGCTGGCGGCGAAACGGGTCCGGGAAAGCACCCGCGAGCGCTGGCTGGAGCGTGCCGAAGAGTTCTTCGCCGACCACGATGTGCTGGTCACACCCATGATCGCGACGCTCCCGCTCAAGGCGCGCAGGTGGCACGAGAGCCGGTGGATCGCCAACGTGCTGCCGTCCGTGCGCGTGGCGGGCTTCGCCGGTCTGTGGAATCTCGCGGGCTATCCGGCGATGTCCGTGCCGGTCGGGGTGCACCCCTCGGGTATCCCGGCCTGCGTCCAGCTCGTCGCCGCGCCCGGCGGGGAAGCGCTCCTCCTCGGCCTCGCCGCTCAGCTCGAAGCGGCCAACCCCTGGCCCCGCACCACCACGTCCTGA
- a CDS encoding alkene reductase: protein MRLLEAFRGTAMRLPNRIAMAPMTRGRADDLTGVPHPLTAEYYAQRASAGLIVSEGVWVSHAGKSGPGIPGLATERQAEAWSAVTDAVHAEGGRIYAQLWHAGRVSHPGVIGRTPVAPSAVRQAGRIFSADGWTDTVEPRALGEEEIGEVVQDFAKAARRAVEAGFDGVELHGANGYLIQEFLARNTNRRTDRYGGSVAARLAFPLEVVAAVAEQIGAARVALRISPGNPENDIVEDDGKEVYSRLLTELRRYELAYLHVIDTPDGEVLSHLRPLWLGPLVANLRSGEPTSRAEGESLIEAGLADVVAFGRLFIANPDLPVRFALGAPLAEADHDVYYGARLDGYTDFPPFEPDSAKFACSARS from the coding sequence ATGAGGTTGCTCGAAGCATTCCGCGGTACCGCGATGCGGTTGCCGAACCGCATCGCGATGGCCCCGATGACCCGGGGGCGTGCCGACGACCTGACCGGCGTGCCACATCCGCTGACGGCCGAGTACTACGCGCAACGTGCGAGCGCCGGCTTGATCGTGAGCGAAGGTGTTTGGGTCTCTCATGCCGGCAAGAGTGGTCCCGGTATCCCGGGGCTGGCGACTGAGCGGCAGGCCGAGGCGTGGAGTGCGGTGACGGACGCCGTGCACGCCGAAGGCGGTCGCATCTACGCGCAGCTCTGGCACGCGGGCCGCGTCAGTCACCCCGGCGTGATCGGCCGGACGCCGGTGGCGCCCTCGGCGGTCCGGCAGGCCGGGCGGATCTTCTCGGCCGATGGCTGGACGGACACGGTCGAGCCCCGTGCGCTTGGTGAGGAAGAGATCGGCGAGGTCGTCCAGGACTTCGCCAAGGCGGCACGCCGGGCCGTCGAGGCCGGGTTCGACGGCGTGGAACTCCACGGTGCCAATGGATACCTCATCCAGGAGTTCCTCGCCCGCAACACCAACCGAAGAACAGATCGATACGGCGGCTCGGTCGCCGCTCGGCTCGCTTTCCCGCTCGAGGTGGTGGCGGCCGTGGCCGAGCAGATCGGCGCGGCCAGGGTCGCTCTGCGGATCTCGCCGGGCAACCCGGAGAACGACATCGTGGAAGACGATGGGAAGGAGGTCTACTCACGACTGCTCACCGAACTGCGCCGGTACGAGCTCGCATACCTGCACGTCATCGACACTCCCGACGGCGAAGTACTGTCTCACCTGCGGCCGTTGTGGCTGGGGCCGCTCGTCGCGAACCTGCGTTCCGGGGAGCCGACCTCCCGGGCCGAGGGTGAGTCCTTGATCGAAGCCGGGCTGGCCGACGTGGTCGCCTTCGGCAGGCTGTTCATCGCGAACCCGGACCTGCCTGTCCGATTCGCACTCGGTGCCCCACTTGCCGAGGCGGATCACGACGTCTACTACGGCGCCCGGCTCGACGGCTATACCGATTTCCCGCCTTTCGAACCGGACTCGGCGAAGTTCGCCTGTTCGGCGCGCAGCTGA
- a CDS encoding MerR family transcriptional regulator gives MRIGELAERTGVSVRSLRYYETEGLLRPDRRGNGYRTFIEDDIARVLQIQLFYSAGLCSGKIAELLPCVSGDDTHLVPSPEMTGELEIAKTRIQNQISLLTSSLSVLERVLAAAKGTDTAEVPVPSRPVRRHRGIHV, from the coding sequence ATGCGGATCGGCGAACTGGCGGAGCGGACCGGGGTGAGCGTCCGTTCGTTGCGGTACTACGAGACGGAAGGCCTGCTGCGTCCCGATCGCCGTGGCAACGGCTACCGGACCTTCATTGAAGACGACATCGCCCGGGTTCTGCAGATCCAGCTCTTCTATTCGGCCGGGTTGTGCAGCGGCAAGATCGCGGAACTCCTTCCCTGTGTTTCCGGCGACGACACGCACTTGGTGCCTTCACCGGAGATGACCGGCGAACTGGAGATCGCCAAGACTCGGATCCAGAACCAGATCTCTTTGCTCACCTCCTCTCTGTCGGTTCTGGAGCGTGTCTTGGCCGCGGCCAAGGGGACCGACACCGCCGAGGTACCGGTTCCTTCCCGGCCCGTCCGGCGACACCGGGGCATCCACGTCTGA
- a CDS encoding TIGR03086 family metal-binding protein, producing MGRLLSVAKSGDLEIVMTRSFDAPRALVFDAWTKPELVRRWFGPRGCEVVECEIDLRVGGRWRYRLRHDGGMEMLLQGVYQEIDRPERLVSLETNEDCDASEGQALATLTLVEQGGVTTLTQVLRYGSKRIRDAVLESGMERGVGEGFDKLAEAVAVTAKGVNTMNAVMDRYRGRAEAFESKVAAVETGQWENRSPCAEWNARDVVGHIVDMHGAMLRPLGRELGQAPALLEDPLGAFRAARADVEAVLADPVLAATEHETPSGKMTAEQHIDQVVSADMVVHGWDLARATGQDDTIDPEEVARMWPGAQAIPDQMRIPGAFGPGIVVFGPEVKVPEDAPLQDRLLGLLGRDSNA from the coding sequence ATGGGACGCCTTCTCAGCGTGGCGAAATCCGGCGATCTCGAGATCGTCATGACGAGGTCCTTCGACGCGCCGAGGGCGCTGGTGTTCGACGCGTGGACCAAACCGGAACTGGTACGCCGCTGGTTCGGCCCGCGCGGTTGCGAGGTCGTCGAATGCGAGATCGACCTGCGGGTCGGCGGCAGATGGCGCTACCGGCTACGCCACGACGGCGGGATGGAGATGCTGTTGCAGGGCGTCTACCAGGAGATCGACCGTCCGGAGAGACTCGTCTCCCTCGAGACGAACGAGGACTGCGACGCCTCGGAAGGTCAGGCCTTGGCGACTCTGACGTTGGTCGAACAAGGTGGCGTCACCACGTTGACCCAGGTGCTGAGGTACGGCTCGAAGCGGATCCGGGACGCCGTGCTCGAATCCGGGATGGAGCGGGGCGTCGGTGAAGGGTTCGACAAGCTGGCCGAGGCCGTGGCCGTCACCGCGAAAGGCGTGAACACGATGAATGCCGTCATGGACCGTTATCGCGGCCGGGCCGAAGCTTTCGAGAGCAAGGTCGCCGCCGTGGAAACCGGGCAGTGGGAGAACCGATCCCCGTGCGCGGAGTGGAACGCCAGGGATGTCGTCGGGCACATCGTCGACATGCACGGCGCGATGCTGCGCCCTCTCGGACGTGAGCTCGGGCAGGCGCCGGCCCTCCTCGAGGACCCGCTCGGCGCTTTCCGGGCGGCCCGCGCCGATGTCGAAGCCGTCCTCGCCGATCCCGTGCTCGCGGCCACCGAGCACGAGACACCGTCGGGGAAGATGACCGCCGAACAGCACATCGACCAGGTCGTCAGCGCCGACATGGTGGTCCACGGCTGGGACCTGGCCCGTGCCACCGGTCAGGACGACACGATCGACCCGGAGGAGGTCGCCCGGATGTGGCCCGGAGCGCAGGCGATTCCCGATCAGATGAGAATCCCCGGCGCCTTCGGTCCGGGAATCGTCGTCTTCGGCCCTGAAGTGAAGGTGCCCGAAGACGCGCCCTTGCAGGACAGGCTGCTCGGGCTGCTGGGCCGAGACTCGAACGCTTAG
- a CDS encoding metalloregulator ArsR/SmtB family transcription factor, with product MAQDLLDVTFAALADPTRRAILARLAHGEATVTELAEPFAMSQPAISKHLKVLERAGLVARGRDAQRRPCRLVAEPLKNANEWLGGYRRYWDEAFSQLDLVLEDELRHPEHRDETDRPPH from the coding sequence GTGGCACAGGATCTGCTCGATGTCACCTTCGCGGCACTCGCCGACCCCACCCGCCGCGCGATCCTCGCGCGGCTCGCGCACGGTGAAGCCACGGTGACGGAGTTGGCCGAGCCGTTCGCGATGAGTCAGCCCGCCATCTCCAAGCATCTGAAAGTGCTGGAGCGTGCGGGACTGGTGGCACGGGGGCGTGACGCCCAGCGCCGACCCTGCCGCCTGGTGGCCGAGCCGCTGAAGAACGCGAACGAATGGCTCGGTGGCTATCGCCGCTACTGGGACGAGGCCTTCTCGCAACTGGACCTCGTCCTCGAAGACGAGTTGCGGCACCCGGAGCACCGGGACGAGACCGACAGACCACCGCACTAG
- a CDS encoding glycoside hydrolase family 3 N-terminal domain-containing protein: MDDERNEPMNSGRPKTTKRWAAVILGAAAVLLTSVQCGTANEQAGSAQPAGTPPSTSTASGPSSTTGPTPSPSPRAEQAPVQGCETVIAGMSPRQRLAQLMVVGVNAGNPQAAVKLVRDQQVGGIFLGGNETALLQNRALDEVQRAAKVPVSVAIDEEGGRVQRIDALDGSMPSARKMASTMTPAQVRAKAAERGRQMRARGVTVDYAPDADITDQPDRDIVGDRSFGADPEVARKYVLAFAQGLRDAGVQPVLKHFPGHGHATGDSHKGLVRTPPLASLRKVDLVPYRDIGEYGEVSVMVGHLDVPDLTGGTPSTLSAPAYRLLRKDYAFDGPVITDDLGAMKAITAQYPLPTAVLKALQAGADQALWSSGGNIDTVLTALEQALASGALPAARVDEALNRVLAAKQACG, from the coding sequence ATGGACGACGAACGAAACGAGCCGATGAACTCCGGGCGACCGAAGACGACGAAGCGATGGGCGGCCGTCATCCTGGGAGCGGCCGCCGTTCTGCTCACCAGCGTGCAGTGCGGTACGGCGAACGAACAGGCCGGGTCGGCACAGCCGGCGGGGACGCCGCCGAGCACCAGCACCGCTTCCGGTCCGTCCAGCACCACCGGGCCCACTCCCTCGCCGTCACCGAGGGCGGAACAGGCGCCTGTTCAGGGCTGCGAGACCGTCATCGCCGGGATGAGCCCCCGGCAGCGGCTGGCCCAGCTGATGGTGGTCGGTGTGAACGCGGGCAATCCGCAGGCAGCGGTGAAGCTGGTGCGCGACCAGCAGGTCGGCGGGATCTTCCTCGGCGGCAACGAGACGGCCCTGCTGCAGAACCGCGCGCTGGACGAGGTGCAGCGAGCCGCGAAGGTGCCGGTGTCGGTGGCGATCGACGAGGAGGGCGGTCGTGTCCAGCGGATCGACGCCCTCGACGGCAGCATGCCGAGCGCCCGGAAGATGGCCTCGACCATGACACCGGCGCAGGTACGGGCGAAGGCCGCCGAACGAGGCCGTCAAATGCGGGCTCGAGGCGTCACCGTCGACTACGCGCCCGACGCCGACATCACGGACCAGCCGGACCGCGACATCGTCGGTGACCGGTCGTTCGGCGCGGATCCCGAAGTCGCGCGCAAGTACGTCCTGGCCTTCGCGCAGGGCCTGCGCGACGCCGGGGTGCAGCCGGTACTGAAGCACTTCCCCGGGCACGGGCACGCCACCGGGGATTCCCATAAGGGGCTGGTGCGGACGCCGCCGCTGGCCTCGCTACGGAAGGTCGACCTGGTGCCGTACCGCGACATCGGCGAGTACGGCGAGGTCAGCGTCATGGTCGGGCATCTGGACGTGCCCGATCTGACCGGCGGTACGCCGTCGACCCTGTCGGCGCCGGCGTACCGGCTGCTGCGGAAGGACTACGCGTTCGACGGCCCGGTGATCACGGACGATCTCGGGGCGATGAAGGCGATCACGGCGCAGTACCCACTGCCGACGGCGGTCCTCAAGGCGTTGCAGGCGGGGGCTGATCAGGCGTTGTGGTCGTCCGGCGGCAATATCGACACGGTGCTGACCGCGCTGGAGCAAGCGCTTGCGTCCGGCGCCCTCCCGGCCGCCCGGGTCGACGAGGCACTGAACCGGGTGCTCGCGGCGAAACAGGCCTGCGGCTGA
- a CDS encoding ferulic acid esterase, giving the protein MPGPTKYLRRLALTAAAAAGLSLLAAPVASAAPSPVDRPVPTTGCHRPSPVPAGTTTLRTLTSGGLVREYTVHVPERYRSSRSYPLVLSFHGHKRTSKYQEELSGFSAYDAISVYPQGLPGTDGESAWTGAPYSAAADDVLFTSDLLNTLQRELCVDSRRIYATGKSNGGGFVGVLACRMPGRIAAFAPVAGAFYPQGGECHPSRPAPILDFHGTADATIPYTGNPAKGLPTLPDWLAGWADRNGCFPRPIQYSPKTDVTVQRWLGCSLQHYRVEGAGHVWPSTAPNNDSATPTVINATPVIWNFLLAHRLR; this is encoded by the coding sequence GTGCCTGGTCCCACGAAGTACCTACGCCGTCTCGCGCTGACGGCAGCAGCCGCCGCCGGACTGAGCCTGCTCGCCGCACCGGTGGCGTCGGCCGCGCCGTCACCGGTCGATCGCCCGGTACCGACCACCGGCTGCCATCGGCCGTCCCCGGTGCCCGCGGGGACGACGACGCTGCGGACTTTGACGTCCGGCGGACTGGTCCGCGAGTACACGGTGCACGTCCCCGAGCGGTACCGGTCGTCGCGGTCGTACCCGCTGGTGCTGTCGTTCCACGGTCACAAGCGGACGTCGAAGTATCAGGAGGAGCTGTCCGGGTTCTCCGCGTATGACGCGATTTCCGTCTACCCGCAAGGACTCCCGGGCACCGACGGCGAGTCGGCGTGGACAGGCGCGCCGTATTCGGCGGCAGCCGACGACGTGCTCTTCACCAGTGATCTGCTGAACACGCTCCAGCGGGAACTGTGCGTCGACTCCCGCCGGATCTACGCGACGGGCAAATCGAACGGCGGCGGGTTCGTCGGCGTCCTCGCCTGCCGGATGCCGGGGCGGATCGCGGCGTTCGCACCGGTCGCCGGCGCCTTCTACCCGCAAGGCGGCGAGTGCCACCCGTCGCGTCCGGCGCCGATCCTCGACTTCCACGGCACGGCCGACGCGACGATCCCCTACACCGGGAATCCCGCCAAGGGCCTCCCGACACTGCCGGACTGGCTCGCCGGATGGGCGGATCGGAACGGTTGCTTCCCGCGCCCGATCCAGTACTCGCCGAAGACCGACGTCACCGTCCAGCGCTGGCTCGGCTGCTCGCTCCAGCACTACCGGGTCGAAGGCGCCGGGCACGTCTGGCCGAGCACGGCACCGAACAACGACTCCGCCACCCCGACAGTCATCAACGCGACGCCGGTCATCTGGAACTTCCTGCTCGCCCACAGGCTGCGTTAA
- a CDS encoding TetR family transcriptional regulator has product MAERPDRTAGRADRILDAAGVLLSRLGYRKVTIEDIANQAGIGKGTIYLHWRTKENLFHALLLRESLRAAENLLVRLDEDPAEVIPHRFQRAVFLYTQRSPLLGALITGNTELLGRLKKHPLQNQDAVVTDRYLKTMTDRGLLRDDLPNLLFSLRSSALGFYLMDSFTTDGAGLTSEEKADALAHIIRTAFEPPEPPSPADLAATAAEVIQAFRDLISSYRAWIYRQDGTEEPA; this is encoded by the coding sequence GTGGCAGAACGTCCGGACCGCACCGCCGGCCGCGCCGATCGCATCCTCGACGCGGCCGGCGTCCTGCTGTCGCGGCTGGGCTATCGCAAGGTGACCATCGAAGACATCGCGAACCAGGCGGGTATCGGGAAGGGCACCATCTACCTGCACTGGCGCACCAAGGAAAACCTCTTCCACGCGTTGCTCCTGCGTGAGTCCCTTCGTGCCGCCGAGAATCTTCTCGTTCGGCTGGACGAAGACCCGGCGGAAGTCATCCCACACCGGTTCCAGCGGGCGGTCTTCCTGTACACCCAGCGAAGCCCCTTGCTCGGCGCGCTCATCACCGGTAACACCGAACTGCTGGGCCGGTTGAAGAAACATCCCTTGCAGAATCAGGACGCCGTCGTCACCGACCGGTATCTGAAGACGATGACCGACCGGGGGCTGCTGCGCGACGACCTCCCGAACCTGCTCTTTTCCCTGCGGTCCTCGGCGCTGGGGTTCTACCTGATGGACAGCTTCACCACCGACGGCGCCGGTCTCACTTCCGAGGAGAAGGCCGATGCCCTCGCGCACATCATCCGGACGGCGTTCGAGCCGCCGGAACCACCGTCCCCCGCGGACTTGGCCGCCACCGCGGCCGAGGTGATCCAGGCGTTCCGGGATCTGATCTCGTCCTATCGCGCCTGGATCTACCGGCAGGACGGCACCGAGGAGCCCGCCTGA
- a CDS encoding cytochrome P450, whose product MTTIAETWGIHEGQFWLRGDFPADPVGFDAETGMWNVYGHAEALKTLSDPKVFSSDTTRLIPQELAPDKDLFVDGNLLQMDPPDHKKLRTLVSHAFTPKVVADLEPRIAALTNELLDVVDGADSMELVTHLAYPLPVIVIAELLGIPASDRDLFKEWVDTMLRNSQQRSLIKQTEEDKKASDETMEQLKNLVNYLGEHVDDRRRNPREDLLTKLVEAEVDGEKLTQNEVVNFANVLLLAGHITTTMLLGNTVLCLDSHPDEYRRVREDRSLLPATIEESLRFLSPFALVARATTTDVELGGRTIPADSMLAIWVAAANRDPRAFTDPGTFDPARAHNPHLAFGRGIHFCIGAPLARLEGKTALNILLDRFPDLRTDPAVPPSFIPSPNMTGVNELQLLLKP is encoded by the coding sequence ATGACCACGATCGCCGAAACCTGGGGAATCCACGAAGGTCAGTTCTGGCTTCGGGGTGATTTCCCGGCCGATCCGGTCGGTTTCGACGCCGAAACCGGCATGTGGAACGTCTACGGCCACGCCGAGGCGCTGAAGACCCTGAGTGATCCCAAGGTGTTCTCCTCCGACACCACCCGGCTGATCCCCCAGGAGCTGGCACCGGACAAGGACTTGTTCGTCGACGGCAACCTGCTCCAGATGGATCCGCCGGACCACAAGAAGCTGCGCACGCTGGTGAGCCACGCCTTCACACCGAAGGTCGTCGCGGACCTGGAACCGCGGATCGCCGCGTTGACGAACGAACTCCTCGACGTCGTCGATGGCGCGGATTCGATGGAACTGGTGACTCATCTGGCCTATCCGCTGCCGGTGATCGTCATCGCCGAATTGCTCGGTATCCCGGCGAGCGATCGCGACCTGTTCAAGGAATGGGTCGACACGATGCTGCGGAACAGCCAGCAGCGGTCGCTGATCAAACAGACCGAGGAGGACAAGAAAGCCTCCGACGAAACGATGGAACAGCTGAAGAACCTGGTGAACTACCTCGGGGAGCACGTCGACGACCGACGGCGGAACCCGCGCGAGGATCTGCTGACCAAACTCGTCGAAGCGGAGGTCGACGGCGAAAAGCTCACCCAGAACGAAGTCGTCAACTTCGCGAACGTGCTGCTGCTCGCCGGGCACATCACCACCACGATGCTGCTCGGGAACACGGTGCTGTGCCTGGACTCCCATCCGGACGAGTACCGGCGTGTCCGAGAGGACCGTTCACTGCTGCCCGCCACCATCGAGGAATCGTTGCGGTTCCTCAGCCCGTTCGCGCTCGTCGCACGCGCCACGACGACCGACGTCGAACTGGGCGGCCGGACGATCCCGGCGGACAGCATGCTCGCCATCTGGGTCGCGGCGGCCAACCGGGATCCGCGCGCGTTCACCGATCCGGGCACCTTCGACCCGGCGAGGGCGCATAACCCGCATCTGGCGTTCGGCCGCGGAATCCATTTCTGCATCGGCGCTCCGCTCGCCAGGCTCGAAGGCAAGACGGCGCTCAACATCCTCCTGGACCGGTTCCCGGATCTGCGCACCGATCCGGCCGTTCCGCCGTCGTTCATCCCCAGCCCGAACATGACCGGGGTGAACGAGCTCCAGCTGCTGCTGAAGCCTTAG
- a CDS encoding histidine phosphatase family protein, whose product MARVWLIRHGESETNAGLPGGEPGASALTELGRRQALEIAKSLAEPPRLIVTSPFVRARQTAEPTIERFPGAEREEWPVQEFTFLGELHGQVTTTATRKPHTEAYWDRADPHHAVNGAESFAALFTRTQEFLARLGEREPGPIAVFTHGLFIRAVMWSLLTGITTPDSEAMRGFRTFADTYLVPNGNITELRYTPGKRAPRVVVPLASRFADR is encoded by the coding sequence GTGGCACGGGTGTGGTTGATCAGGCATGGGGAAAGCGAGACCAACGCGGGGCTTCCCGGCGGCGAGCCGGGGGCCTCGGCGTTGACCGAACTCGGCAGACGGCAGGCCCTCGAAATCGCGAAATCGCTGGCCGAGCCGCCTCGGTTGATCGTGACGTCGCCGTTCGTGCGGGCGCGTCAGACCGCTGAGCCGACGATCGAACGGTTCCCCGGCGCGGAGCGCGAGGAGTGGCCTGTCCAGGAGTTCACCTTTCTCGGCGAACTCCATGGACAGGTCACCACCACCGCCACCCGGAAGCCGCATACGGAGGCGTACTGGGATCGGGCCGATCCGCACCACGCGGTGAACGGCGCGGAATCGTTCGCCGCCCTCTTCACCCGGACCCAGGAGTTCCTGGCGCGACTGGGCGAACGGGAACCCGGGCCGATCGCCGTCTTCACGCACGGGCTCTTCATCCGCGCGGTCATGTGGTCGCTGCTGACCGGGATCACCACCCCGGACAGTGAGGCCATGCGCGGATTCCGCACGTTCGCCGACACCTACCTCGTGCCGAACGGCAACATCACCGAACTGCGGTACACACCCGGGAAGCGGGCTCCGCGAGTGGTGGTCCCGCTCGCTTCCCGGTTCGCCGACCGCTAA
- a CDS encoding TIGR03084 family metal-binding protein produces the protein MTDFRYVIRDLTTEGEQVDALVADLDEAGWELPTPAAGWSIKHQIAHLSFIFRIAGLAAAEPQKFVELATTSMARGFDAAVNAALDDYLGGPNEVLLSRWRAERDAGIKALAAVPADQVVPWLVNPLPPAILACAGMMELFAHGQDVADALGVRPERTDRLAYLVGFAVRVRDFGYEARGLTPPEQEFRFEITSPSGQLWTFGPEDSTQRITGSAEDFCLLVTRRRHRDDLDVRAEGALADHWLDIAQAYRGPAGQGREPGQFGR, from the coding sequence GTGACTGACTTCCGGTACGTGATCAGGGATCTCACCACGGAGGGTGAACAGGTCGACGCCCTGGTGGCCGATCTGGACGAGGCGGGATGGGAACTGCCCACGCCCGCGGCCGGGTGGTCGATCAAGCACCAGATCGCTCACCTTTCCTTCATTTTCAGAATCGCCGGACTGGCCGCGGCCGAGCCGCAGAAGTTCGTCGAACTCGCGACGACGTCGATGGCGCGAGGTTTCGACGCCGCCGTCAACGCGGCTCTCGACGACTACCTCGGCGGTCCGAACGAGGTCCTGCTGAGCCGGTGGCGTGCCGAACGCGACGCCGGCATCAAGGCGCTCGCCGCCGTCCCGGCCGACCAGGTCGTGCCGTGGCTGGTCAACCCGCTGCCGCCGGCCATCCTCGCCTGCGCCGGGATGATGGAGCTGTTCGCCCACGGCCAGGACGTCGCGGACGCGCTAGGGGTGCGTCCCGAGCGGACCGACAGGCTCGCGTACCTCGTCGGATTCGCCGTCCGGGTGCGGGACTTCGGCTACGAGGCGCGGGGCCTGACCCCGCCGGAGCAGGAATTCCGCTTCGAGATCACCTCGCCGTCCGGACAACTGTGGACGTTCGGTCCCGAGGACTCGACGCAGCGGATCACCGGCAGCGCGGAGGACTTCTGTCTCCTGGTCACGCGGCGCCGTCACCGCGACGACCTCGACGTCCGTGCCGAAGGCGCGTTGGCGGATCACTGGCTGGACATCGCGCAGGCGTACCGCGGTCCCGCGGGCCAGGGGCGCGAACCGGGACAGTTCGGCCGCTGA
- a CDS encoding MerR family DNA-binding protein: protein MRTDATKALAALTMSQVTSRVGVRPDTVRYYERIGLLPAPARTTGAHRRYDEGVIERLRFIRGTQRLGLTLTEIGDLLSVRDTGVCPCEPAETMLERHLAEIDAEMARLGALRAELASTLSGMPGENCADPLPGAWCPPDRQPGEGGG from the coding sequence ATGCGAACCGATGCGACGAAGGCGCTGGCGGCGTTGACCATGTCCCAGGTGACGTCCCGCGTCGGGGTGCGGCCGGACACCGTGCGCTACTACGAGCGCATCGGCCTCCTGCCCGCCCCCGCGCGGACGACCGGGGCGCACCGTCGCTACGACGAGGGTGTCATCGAGAGGCTGCGGTTCATCCGCGGCACCCAGCGGCTCGGGCTGACGCTGACGGAGATCGGTGACCTGCTGAGCGTGCGCGACACCGGGGTGTGCCCGTGCGAACCGGCCGAAACCATGCTGGAACGCCATCTCGCCGAGATCGACGCGGAGATGGCCCGGCTCGGCGCACTTCGAGCCGAACTCGCTTCCACGCTGTCCGGGATGCCCGGCGAGAACTGCGCCGATCCCCTTCCCGGCGCGTGGTGTCCGCCTGACCGCCAACCCGGAGAAGGAGGTGGATGA